One part of the Pecten maximus chromosome 1, xPecMax1.1, whole genome shotgun sequence genome encodes these proteins:
- the LOC117339160 gene encoding AN1-type zinc finger protein 4-like, with protein MELYIETLTGTFFELRVSPFETIMSVKAKIQRLEGIPIAQQHLIWQSMELEDEYSLHDYSIHDGATLKLVLAMRGGPINTRRIPMEDPTLREMAEYVEANRDEIWEKVPGNRQVTLLVFREGDQLNFFRVVDRGDGTLTPLSESLSGASMYNFNDEEEEDDVPPKEKLEENEQLKEKMKQLRGKMEKLTLTKKPRKKPHPPTSGHSNGRGATRYRQLPSSGRNLPVGHHLNRKSCLPPVGHTLASPFSPDERLSLTSMAGKDSFASIKSSDNDTSTVDLGGAISKSPHSMRHLESAEGGTKLSRTLESVKEDIGTNSENNTARKIKVDSPEAVKCDDRSLSSGKESSPKLSDIVASSSISHESQKIDYLGAESKELQRQIQDSRPITSSKMKDLALESFKDSLRPPTSSKNKQKLKGSDLTIESLKEVLGRPTTSSRDVTLESLQETFGRPTTSSRYKGLERRKEITLESLSTSEARAMSGLLRQASLEKIGSSRIGNIGNFVPSGSKSRLSNYTFGSPALPDGRMTTPEGRLVSARLQRVTNSRDGRLLSPSHRLPPVKPKKKVTKRCFVCGKKTGLATSYICRCGNNFCATHRYAESHECTFDYKTEGRKLLEQSNPVVSAPKLPKI; from the exons ATGGAGCTGTATATTGAAACGCTAACGGGCACTTTCTTCGAGCTGAGAGTATCGCCTTTCGAGACGATTATGTCTGTAAAGGCAAAAATTCAACGGCTCGAAG GAATCCCGATAGCACAGCAGCATCTCATCTGGCAGTCCATGGAGTTGGAAGATGAATACAGTCTCCACGACTACAGTATCCACGACGGTGCCACACTGAAACTGGTGCTGGCTATGAGGGGCGGACCCATTAATACTCGCAGGA TTCCTATGGAGGATCCGACACTCAGGGAAATGGCGGAGTATGTGGAAGCAAATCGTGACGAGATCTGGGAGAAAGTTCCAGGAAATCGTCAAGTGACCCTGCTCGTGTTCCGTGAGGGTGACCAGCTCAATTTTTTTCGTGTGGTGGACCGAGGCGACGGGACCCTCACCCCGTTGTCCGAGTCTCTGAG TGGTGCGTCCATGTACAATTTTAATGATGAAGAGGAAGAGGATGACGTTCCTCCAAAGGAGAAACTCGAAGAGAATGAACAACTGAAGGAAAAAATGAAACAGCTTCGTGGCAAGATGGAAAAGCTTACTCTAACAAAAAAG cCAAGAAAGAAACCACATCCTCCAACATCTGGACACTCTAATGGACGAGGAGCCACACGATATCGACAGCTTCCAAGTTCTGGAAGAAACCTGCCCGTAGGTCATCACCTGAACCGAAAGTCGTGCCTTCCCCCAGTGGGACACACATTAGCCTCACCTTTTTCCCCAGACGAGCGTCTCAGCCTCACTTCAATGGCTGGCAAGGATAGCTTTGCCTCCATCAAGTCGTCCGACAATGATACATCTACCGTGGATCTTGGTGGTGCCATCTCAAAGTCGCCACACAGCATGAGACACTTGGAGAGTGCTGAGGGCGGGACCAAGCTTAGCCGGACATTAGAAAGTGTTAAAGAGGATATTGGTACAAATAGTGAAAATAACACCGCAAGGAAAATTAAAGTTGACTCGCCCGAGGCAGTAAAGTGCGACGACCGATCGCTTTCTTCTGGAAAGGAAAGTAGTCCGAAACTCTCTGACATAGTAGCCTCTAGTTCGATATCACATGAAAGTCAAAAGATTGATTACTTAGGGGCTGAGTCCAAGGAACTTCAGCGTCAAATACAGGACTCACGGCCAATCACAAGCAGCAAAATGAAGGACCTTGCATTGGAAAGTTTCAAGGATAGCCTTAGGCCACCAACATCCTCTAAAAACAAACAGAAACTAAAAGGAAGTGATCTCACGATAGAAAGTCTTAAGGAAGTGCTAGGTCGACCAACTACGTCCTCAAGAGATGTGACACTCGAGAGTTTACAAGAGACATTTGGTCGACCCACCACATCATCCCGGTACAAGGGGCTTGAAAGACGGAAAGAAATAACATTAGAAAGTTTGAGTACGAGTGAGGCGCGTGCCATGTCCGGACTTTTAAGACAAGCATCGCTAGAAAAAATTGGCTCGTCACGTATAGGAAATATTGGTAACTTTGTACCGAGTGGTAGTAAGTCCCGTCTTTCTAATTACACATTTGGAAGTCCTGCGTTACCTGACGGAAGGATGACCACGCCCGAGGGGCGACTTGTG TCGGCCCGACTGCAGCGAGTGACCAATAGTCGCGATGGTCGTCTTCTGTCCCCATCACACCGCCTTCCACCTGTCAAACCAAAGAAGAAGGTCACCAAGCGATGCTTTGTGTGCGGCAAAAAAACAGGTCTAGCCACAAGCTACATTTGTAG GTGTGGAAACAACTTCTGTGCAACACATCGGTATGCCGAGTCCCATGAATGTACGTTCGACTACAAGACAGAAGGCCGCAAGTTACTGGAGCAGAGCAACCCGGTGGTCAGTGCCCCGAAGCTTCCGAAAATATAA